From a region of the Mucilaginibacter auburnensis genome:
- a CDS encoding HU domain-containing protein has product MDVGFYLSELLMQRGEVKVPGLGVFSQARMSAYYDENAHLFYPPYNKVQFEAKADTADTELAEYLVDEKNISFASAKYFIEKYIVNLRQQAIVADVPLANLGVFSIEHGELSFKANNALGTDAELFGLAPVQIFKADAIPDATKTLTAQVVLYPPAPNQEIEAQAPVEEQEEIIEHTDEDNSIQPPHDESYSAFPDDEEEQERSRGPWRAILITTIILAVLAGGLFALYRYQPATFAQLQFWKNNTPDTPVKARPSTIVIPGIDSLHTDSVKKALDTTAKVADTIKTKRFELISGKGFKNLWGAGEALKKYRAMGFTDARLLEDFQGPLIKISIASFSSLSECEEMRLRLIKEGKLTRGARTIEAPEE; this is encoded by the coding sequence ATGGATGTAGGTTTTTATTTGAGTGAACTGCTTATGCAGCGTGGCGAGGTTAAAGTGCCCGGTTTGGGCGTTTTTTCGCAGGCACGCATGAGCGCTTATTACGATGAAAACGCGCATCTGTTTTATCCGCCATACAATAAAGTTCAATTTGAGGCCAAGGCTGATACTGCCGACACAGAACTCGCAGAATACCTGGTAGATGAGAAAAATATATCGTTTGCATCTGCTAAATACTTTATTGAAAAGTATATTGTCAATTTAAGGCAACAGGCAATTGTAGCCGATGTTCCGTTGGCAAATTTGGGAGTGTTTAGCATAGAACATGGCGAGTTAAGCTTTAAAGCTAACAATGCGTTAGGCACCGATGCTGAATTATTTGGCTTGGCGCCTGTTCAGATATTTAAGGCTGATGCTATACCCGACGCTACCAAGACATTAACCGCGCAAGTAGTGTTATATCCGCCTGCACCAAATCAGGAGATCGAGGCACAGGCTCCGGTTGAAGAGCAAGAAGAGATTATTGAACATACCGACGAAGACAATAGCATTCAGCCCCCGCACGACGAATCCTATTCAGCTTTCCCTGATGACGAAGAAGAACAGGAAAGAAGCCGCGGACCATGGCGTGCTATATTGATCACCACGATAATTTTGGCAGTTTTAGCAGGCGGCCTGTTTGCGCTTTACCGCTACCAACCTGCAACTTTTGCGCAACTTCAGTTTTGGAAAAACAATACACCCGATACACCTGTTAAAGCCAGACCAAGCACCATAGTTATACCAGGCATTGATTCGTTACATACTGACAGCGTTAAAAAGGCGTTAGATACAACAGCAAAAGTAGCCGACACTATAAAGACAAAGCGATTTGAATTAATAAGCGGTAAAGGCTTTAAAAACTTGTGGGGCGCTGGCGAAGCTTTAAAAAAATACAGGGCCATGGGCTTTACAGATGCAAGGCTTTTAGAAGATTTTCAAGGACCACTTATCAAAATATCCATTGCCTCATTTAGTTCACTCAGTGAATGTGAGGAGATGAGGCTTAGATTAATAAAAGAAGGTAAACTAACAAGGGGAGCACGTACCATAGAAGCTCCAGAGGAATAA
- a CDS encoding glycosyl hydrolase 115 family protein, producing the protein MLKITFRAWSFACLLFASAITQAQNLTKNTLSLLPQYIQTNAVSGAFKISANGNTSPILVDGNDWKGVIRAANDLGDDIGKVTTVPGKVIQQSQPVTGAIIIGTIGKSKLIDNLIAAKKIDVSAVKGKWESFIVQTLGNNLVIAGSDKRGTIYGIYDVSEKIGVSPWYWWADAPVKKSNALYVKTGRYIQPSPKVKYRGIFINDESPSFTGWARANFGGVNSKAYVHMFELLLRLKANYLWPAMWGNTFNEDDPMSPVLADEYGIVMGTSHHEPMMRAQKEYTNRKNEVGPWDFTTNASGLQKFWADGLERNKNYDNLITMGMRGDGDVAMGKGDDKENIQTLKNVVSAQRDIIKKVYDKDPSEVPQLWAIFTEVQRYYDAGLNVPDDITLLFCDNNWGYIRRTGPINERKRKGGLGMYYHIDMNGGPWNDRWVNTTTVPKLREQFNLAYQTGIDRIWIVNVGDLKPKEMPIDFIMRYAWNPDAISANQTDDYMTDWAAGIFGKTYAKEIADIVSKYSKYNLMRKAEVQDPKIFSYVNFNEAERVFKLWKDLTARAEQLEKRIPAEAKDAYYQLVLYPTKASAGVAEIYLAAGRNNLYAKQGRVSANDLAKRAQELFELDKQLSLRYNDSISNKKWKNMMSDVHIGYKQWSMPKENSLPALSEVAPLPKPALGVAVEGSTDAWPGTDTKAELPQFDALDKQRYYIDIFNRGTGAFKFTANANQPWIKISKLNSGVVEKDERLYVEIDWKLAPKGKASGLIEITGGDAKVLVQVNTLNSEAPKTKQPYFGGFSGEFSIPAEKYNANISGKNARWTFLPNLGRAEGNMGIQPVTAPSATAADAPRLDYNIFLAKAGTTKVCLGILPTQDVNPARGLRIAVAIDNAEPVIIDARKGYVDTFNEYTKENLANSLVLKPLPPLGTPYALSGRRQQRRSEIFDNLRWLDVDIDVKDTGMHTIKVYMVDPEIVLERIVVNPNDKYPSYMGAPSIQHKATLGK; encoded by the coding sequence ATGTTAAAAATTACCTTTCGCGCCTGGTCCTTTGCCTGTTTACTGTTTGCAAGTGCTATAACCCAGGCTCAAAACTTAACTAAAAACACTTTAAGCTTACTTCCACAATACATTCAAACTAATGCTGTTTCCGGTGCATTTAAAATATCAGCCAACGGTAACACATCTCCAATTTTAGTTGACGGCAACGACTGGAAAGGTGTAATACGGGCGGCAAACGACTTAGGCGACGATATTGGCAAAGTAACGACTGTTCCCGGCAAGGTAATACAACAATCGCAACCGGTTACCGGAGCCATAATAATTGGAACCATTGGAAAGAGCAAACTGATTGATAATTTGATAGCCGCTAAAAAAATTGACGTAAGCGCGGTGAAAGGTAAATGGGAGTCATTCATTGTTCAAACCTTAGGTAATAACCTGGTAATTGCCGGTAGTGATAAACGCGGAACCATTTACGGTATTTATGACGTTTCTGAAAAGATAGGCGTATCACCATGGTATTGGTGGGCCGATGCTCCCGTTAAAAAAAGCAATGCGTTATATGTAAAAACAGGCCGTTATATTCAGCCATCGCCCAAGGTAAAATACCGGGGCATTTTTATAAACGATGAAAGTCCGTCTTTTACAGGTTGGGCGCGCGCCAACTTTGGTGGCGTTAATTCAAAGGCTTACGTGCACATGTTTGAGTTACTGCTTCGTTTAAAAGCCAACTATCTGTGGCCCGCCATGTGGGGCAACACCTTTAATGAAGATGATCCTATGAGTCCGGTGTTGGCTGATGAGTATGGAATTGTTATGGGTACATCGCACCATGAACCTATGATGCGTGCTCAAAAAGAATACACCAACCGTAAAAACGAAGTTGGCCCGTGGGATTTTACCACTAATGCCAGTGGCCTGCAAAAGTTTTGGGCCGATGGGTTGGAACGCAATAAAAACTACGATAACCTGATAACAATGGGTATGCGCGGAGACGGAGACGTAGCAATGGGAAAAGGTGATGATAAAGAAAATATCCAGACGTTAAAGAACGTGGTAAGTGCGCAGCGCGATATTATAAAAAAAGTTTATGACAAAGATCCATCAGAAGTACCACAACTTTGGGCAATATTTACGGAAGTGCAGCGATACTATGATGCTGGCTTAAACGTACCGGATGATATTACCCTGTTGTTTTGCGACAATAACTGGGGCTACATTCGCAGAACGGGGCCGATAAACGAGCGTAAGCGTAAAGGAGGCCTGGGTATGTACTACCATATTGATATGAATGGCGGACCATGGAATGACCGTTGGGTAAACACCACTACTGTGCCTAAACTACGCGAGCAGTTTAACCTGGCCTATCAAACCGGTATCGATCGTATTTGGATTGTAAACGTTGGCGATCTAAAGCCAAAGGAAATGCCTATTGACTTTATTATGCGCTATGCATGGAATCCTGATGCTATCTCAGCAAATCAAACGGATGATTATATGACAGATTGGGCTGCCGGAATATTTGGGAAAACCTATGCTAAAGAGATTGCTGATATAGTATCTAAATACTCAAAATATAACCTTATGCGTAAAGCCGAGGTGCAAGACCCCAAAATTTTTAGCTATGTGAACTTCAATGAAGCCGAGCGTGTATTCAAATTGTGGAAAGACCTTACCGCAAGGGCTGAACAACTGGAAAAAAGGATACCTGCAGAAGCTAAAGATGCTTACTATCAGTTGGTGCTTTATCCTACTAAGGCATCGGCTGGCGTTGCAGAGATCTATTTAGCCGCCGGTCGCAATAATCTTTACGCAAAACAGGGGCGCGTAAGTGCAAATGATTTAGCGAAACGCGCGCAGGAATTGTTTGAACTTGATAAACAACTGAGTTTAAGATATAACGACTCTATTTCCAATAAAAAATGGAAAAATATGATGAGTGATGTACATATTGGATATAAACAATGGTCAATGCCCAAAGAAAACAGCTTGCCGGCGTTAAGTGAGGTTGCTCCTTTACCAAAACCTGCTTTAGGTGTGGCTGTAGAAGGAAGCACAGATGCGTGGCCCGGAACAGATACCAAAGCAGAGCTACCTCAATTTGACGCGTTAGACAAGCAAAGGTACTATATTGACATTTTTAACCGTGGTACGGGCGCGTTTAAATTTACCGCCAACGCCAACCAACCCTGGATCAAGATAAGCAAACTTAATAGCGGTGTTGTTGAGAAAGATGAGCGTTTATATGTTGAAATAGACTGGAAACTCGCACCAAAGGGCAAAGCATCCGGCCTGATTGAAATTACCGGCGGCGATGCGAAAGTGTTGGTACAGGTGAACACTTTAAACAGCGAAGCCCCTAAAACAAAACAGCCTTATTTTGGAGGCTTTTCCGGAGAATTTTCTATTCCGGCAGAAAAATATAATGCCAACATATCCGGCAAAAATGCCAGATGGACCTTTCTACCTAATTTGGGTCGTGCAGAAGGTAACATGGGGATTCAACCTGTTACTGCGCCAAGTGCAACCGCGGCAGATGCCCCACGGTTAGATTATAACATTTTTTTAGCAAAAGCCGGAACCACAAAAGTTTGCCTGGGTATTTTGCCTACGCAAGACGTTAACCCCGCAAGAGGTTTAAGAATAGCCGTAGCCATTGACAATGCTGAGCCTGTTATTATTGATGCGAGGAAGGGATATGTAGATACCTTTAATGAGTATACTAAAGAAAATCTGGCCAATTCGTTAGTTTTAAAACCATTGCCACCCTTAGGAACACCTTATGCGCTTTCTGGCCGCAGACAACAGCGCCGTAGTGAAATTTTTGACAATTTGCGCTGGCTTGATGTTGATATAGATGTTAAGGACACAGGCATGCATACCATAAAGGTATATATGGTTGACCCGGAGATTGTACTTGAACGAATTGTTGTAAACCCTAACGACAAATACCCGAGTTATATGGGTGCGCCGTCTATTCAACATAAAGCAACTTTAGGTAAATAG
- a CDS encoding MotA/TolQ/ExbB proton channel family protein → MQAVTDTLSQITDTASRAAQQLATAPPPELRFGDLLLKGGWVMLPLGILAILALVIFFERYFTIRKAAKNESQLMQQVRGSVLSGNLDSAIAICRNSNTPLGRMLQKGLLRIGRPIKDIEGAIENIGKLEVAKLEKNIGILGIVAGIAPMFGFLGTIAGVITIFYNISLTDNISMGAISGGLYQKMITSAAGLLVGIMAYVFYHVLNMMVDKVILKLETDAIEFIDLLEEPSK, encoded by the coding sequence ATGCAGGCAGTAACAGATACTCTTAGCCAAATTACAGATACGGCCAGCCGTGCCGCGCAACAATTAGCAACAGCTCCGCCCCCCGAACTACGTTTCGGCGACCTTTTATTAAAAGGTGGCTGGGTTATGCTCCCCCTTGGCATATTGGCAATTTTGGCTTTGGTAATATTTTTTGAACGTTATTTTACCATCCGCAAGGCGGCAAAAAACGAGTCGCAATTAATGCAGCAGGTACGCGGCAGTGTATTGTCGGGCAATCTGGATTCTGCCATCGCCATTTGTCGCAATAGTAACACTCCATTGGGCCGCATGCTGCAAAAAGGTTTGCTACGCATTGGTCGCCCAATAAAAGATATTGAAGGTGCTATTGAAAACATTGGTAAACTGGAAGTAGCCAAACTGGAAAAAAACATAGGCATATTAGGCATTGTAGCAGGTATTGCCCCCATGTTTGGCTTTTTGGGTACTATTGCCGGTGTAATTACCATCTTCTACAATATATCGTTAACTGATAACATCAGCATGGGTGCCATATCAGGCGGTTTATACCAAAAAATGATCACCTCGGCAGCGGGCTTGCTGGTTGGTATTATGGCTTATGTATTTTATCATGTGTTGAACATGATGGTTGACAAAGTGATATTAAAACTGGAAACAGACGCTATTGAGTTTATTGACCTGTTAGAGGAGCCAAGCAAATGA
- a CDS encoding ExbD/TolR family protein — protein MNLRKRRRAGAEMHTSAMNDIMFFLLLFFLIASTVTNPNVIKLMLPKSSTGQSVSKKTITVSVTKDLQYFVDKKPIQIADLSSTLEAYKKLATELTIVLYVDRTVAIQDVVEIMDVAQKLNIKLVLATEPKG, from the coding sequence ATGAATTTAAGAAAGAGAAGAAGAGCCGGTGCAGAAATGCACACCTCGGCCATGAACGACATCATGTTCTTCCTGCTTTTGTTTTTCCTGATAGCGTCTACAGTAACCAACCCCAACGTTATTAAGCTGATGCTGCCTAAATCATCAACAGGGCAATCGGTGTCAAAAAAAACAATTACGGTTTCGGTAACAAAAGATCTGCAATACTTTGTTGACAAGAAGCCTATTCAGATAGCCGACCTGAGCAGCACGTTAGAAGCGTATAAAAAACTGGCTACCGAGCTAACCATTGTATTGTATGTTGACCGTACAGTGGCTATACAGGATGTTGTTGAGATAATGGATGTAGCCCAGAAACTGAATATAAAACTGGTTTTAGCTACAGAACCGAAGGGGTAG
- a CDS encoding bifunctional folylpolyglutamate synthase/dihydrofolate synthase produces MNYQETINYLYTRLPMFSRTGAAAITKDLTNTITLCQLLGNPENKFKSVHIAGTNGKGSTSHMLAAILQTAGYKTGLYTSPHLKDFRERVRVNGQMISEQAVTDFVAQYKEDFEQIGLSFFEMTVGLAFEYFANHQVDIAIIETGLGGRLDSTNVITPLLSVITNIGWDHTDLLGNTLPLIAAEKAGIIKPNIPVVIGERQEEVAEVFMKKAEGTKSPIYFAADEWEVVVKGSLGGELLSVELIDTGNQSHYELELDLTGSYQLKNVKTVLSAVMQLRQQGFTITDEHLKVALQQVKTLTGLHGRWEVLSRSPLTICDTGHNPDGIEEVLKNIAATPHKQLHFVMGMVSDKDSSKVLALLPKHAIYYFCRPDIPRGLDAVSLKEKAADFWLNGESYPSVKEALTAAQKNAKTDDLVFVGGSTFVVAEVI; encoded by the coding sequence ATGAACTACCAGGAAACTATTAACTATCTATATACCCGCCTGCCCATGTTTTCGCGCACGGGTGCAGCTGCAATCACTAAAGATCTAACTAACACCATAACGCTATGCCAATTACTGGGCAATCCGGAGAACAAGTTTAAAAGCGTACATATTGCCGGCACCAACGGCAAAGGTTCAACGTCGCATATGCTGGCTGCTATTCTGCAAACTGCCGGTTACAAAACAGGGCTATACACTTCGCCGCATTTAAAAGATTTCAGGGAACGCGTTAGGGTAAACGGACAAATGATAAGCGAACAGGCTGTTACCGACTTTGTAGCACAATACAAAGAGGATTTTGAGCAGATAGGTCTATCCTTTTTTGAAATGACGGTAGGCTTGGCTTTTGAGTACTTTGCCAACCATCAGGTGGATATAGCCATTATTGAGACCGGCTTGGGCGGCAGGTTAGATTCAACCAATGTAATCACGCCGCTGCTTTCGGTAATTACCAATATAGGCTGGGACCACACCGATCTGTTGGGAAATACCCTTCCACTTATTGCAGCAGAGAAAGCAGGAATAATAAAGCCGAACATACCGGTTGTAATAGGCGAACGGCAGGAAGAAGTCGCGGAAGTTTTCATGAAGAAGGCTGAAGGGACAAAGTCGCCTATATACTTTGCAGCAGATGAATGGGAAGTGGTTGTTAAAGGTAGTTTAGGTGGCGAGCTTTTGAGTGTAGAACTTATAGACACAGGCAATCAATCACATTATGAACTTGAGCTTGACCTCACCGGCAGTTATCAGCTAAAGAATGTAAAAACGGTTTTAAGCGCTGTTATGCAATTACGTCAGCAAGGTTTTACCATAACGGATGAGCACCTGAAAGTTGCCCTCCAACAGGTAAAAACGCTTACCGGCCTGCATGGGCGCTGGGAGGTTTTGAGCCGCTCTCCTCTTACCATATGCGATACCGGCCACAATCCGGATGGCATAGAAGAAGTGCTGAAAAATATTGCCGCCACACCGCATAAACAGCTCCATTTTGTGATGGGTATGGTGAGTGATAAAGATAGCAGCAAGGTATTAGCGCTGTTGCCAAAACATGCTATCTATTATTTCTGCCGGCCGGATATTCCGAGAGGGTTAGATGCGGTTAGTCTAAAAGAAAAAGCGGCGGACTTCTGGCTTAACGGCGAAAGTTACCCGTCAGTCAAAGAAGCACTCACCGCGGCACAGAAAAACGCAAAAACCGATGACCTTGTGTTTGTGGGCGGAAGCACCTTTGTTGTAGCAGAAGTAATTTAA
- a CDS encoding energy transducer TonB, protein MTNDKRMTGIEHEENNYPKAFLATGIIMAVLIAACYFIVFGTPPIPENGTGGILVNYGTVDEGMGSDYMSTDEPSVAENANNTKPDKVTDATPTPEKSQTETSDKSVVTQDNEDAPEVAANTKKPSNTVATTQPEKTPAKPTVNQNALYKGPTNNGVGQGDGNGSTPGNQGKPTGSTLTNNYDGTGSGNGGSLTMAQRSFLSKPTVSYSGRQTGRVVVELRVDKNGKVIYVRAGARGTTITDPSLLDKCEDAVRNSSLNALENAPDQQSGTVTFMFKAQ, encoded by the coding sequence ATGACTAATGATAAAAGAATGACGGGCATAGAGCACGAAGAAAATAATTACCCAAAAGCATTTTTAGCTACAGGCATTATTATGGCTGTGCTTATTGCTGCGTGTTATTTTATTGTGTTTGGTACCCCGCCTATCCCCGAAAATGGTACCGGTGGTATTTTGGTTAACTACGGCACCGTTGATGAAGGCATGGGGAGCGATTACATGAGTACTGATGAACCTTCGGTAGCGGAAAACGCTAACAACACCAAGCCTGATAAGGTGACTGATGCCACCCCTACTCCTGAGAAAAGTCAGACCGAAACGAGCGATAAAAGCGTAGTTACACAAGATAATGAGGATGCGCCCGAAGTTGCGGCCAATACTAAAAAGCCAAGCAATACGGTAGCTACAACTCAACCCGAAAAAACGCCGGCAAAACCCACCGTTAACCAGAACGCGCTATATAAAGGCCCAACCAATAACGGTGTTGGTCAGGGCGACGGCAATGGCAGTACCCCGGGCAACCAGGGCAAACCTACAGGCAGCACGCTTACCAACAATTATGATGGTACAGGCTCTGGCAATGGTGGCAGCTTAACAATGGCGCAGCGCAGCTTCTTGTCCAAGCCCACAGTAAGCTATAGCGGAAGACAAACCGGTCGTGTGGTGGTTGAATTGCGTGTTGACAAAAATGGTAAAGTGATATATGTACGTGCAGGTGCCCGTGGAACCACCATCACAGACCCTTCCCTGCTTGACAAATGCGAAGATGCAGTGCGCAACTCCAGCCTCAACGCGCTTGAAAACGCTCCCGACCAGCAATCTGGCACGGTTACGTTTATGTTTAAGGCGCAATAG